From a single Silene latifolia isolate original U9 population chromosome 6, ASM4854445v1, whole genome shotgun sequence genomic region:
- the LOC141588379 gene encoding uncharacterized protein LOC141588379 — protein MKIKVRRENGLPDDEDGEGNTNDSTWTWKSICKVKERIKDGFIDNVWAPHQKGYTIGNGYDWLLGNHMKQQWSTIVWNNWNIPKASFISWLIMQEGINIKSKLYAYGFCQDDRCILCDTQSETIPHLFTECEFSRKIQKCVEDWIGRPMPTINDLLTTNRNNLKWKALAMILTTYRYLIWDQRNHARIELNVLRPPVVVERMKKMVQMQLRRRCMGKDGMSEIKIRNCLGFY, from the exons ATGAAAATTAAAGTAAGGAGAGAAAATGGATTACCTGATGATGAAGACGGGGAAGGGAACA CAAATGATTCTACTTGGACTTGGAAGAGTATTTGTAAGGTGAAGGAGAGGATTAAAGATGGATTCATTGATAATGTTTGGGCTCCTCATCAGAAAGGGTACACGATTGGGAATGGTTATGATTGGCTTCTGGGAAATCATATGAAACAACAATGGTCTACAATTGTTTGGAATAACTGGAATATTCCTAAAGCTTCTTTCATATCATGGCTCATTATGCAAGAAGGTATTAACATCAAATCGAAACTCTATGCCTATGGATTCTGTCAGGATGACAGGTGTATTTTGTGTGATACTCAGTCTGAAACAATTCCTCATCTGTTCACTGAATGTGAATTTAGCAGAAAGATTCAGAAGTGTGTTGAGGATTGGATTGGTCGACCAATGCCTACTATCAATGACTTACTGACTACAAATCGCAATAATTTGAAATGGAAAGCACTAGCGATGATTTTGACGACTTACAGATATCTAATCTGGGATCAACGGAATCATGCGAGGATTGAGTTAAATGTGTTGAGACCTCCAGTGGTTGTAGAGCGGATGAAGAAGATGGTTCAGATGCAACTTAGACGGAGATGTATGGGCAAGGATGGAATGAGTGAAATCAAAATCCGGAATTGTCTGGGTTTCTATTGA